Proteins encoded in a region of the Zea mays cultivar B73 chromosome 4, Zm-B73-REFERENCE-NAM-5.0, whole genome shotgun sequence genome:
- the LOC100283062 gene encoding phi-1-like phosphate-induced protein precursor, producing MACSTASLAATLLAFALMFQACVAGRRRLTALVQEPAITMKYHKAALLSGPIAVNFIWYGDFTAPQRAVITDFVSSLSAAPRAAAQSQPEPSVSTWFKTARKYYDTSKARFPALRLGSHAVDRNCSLGRRLTERDLLRLAARGAPSRAINLVLTAADVAVDGFCASRCGTHGASPRSRAGRFAYVWVGNPASQCPGQCAWPFHQPVYGPQAPPLTPPNADVGVDGMVISLASMIVGTVTNPFGNGFYQEGSADAPLEAATACAGVYGKGAYPGYAGALLVDPASGASFNANGAHGRKYLVPALVDPDTSSCATLG from the coding sequence ATGGCTTGTTCCACTGCATCTTTAGCGGCGACGCTGCTGGCGTTCGCGCTGATGTTCCAGGCCTGCGTCGCGGGGAGGCGGAGGCTCACCGCGCTCGTGCAGGAGCCGGCCATCACCATGAAGTACCACAAGGCCGCGCTCCTGTCGGGCCCCATCGCCGTCAACTTCATCTGGTACGGCGACTTCACGGCGCCACAGCGGGCGGTGATCACCGACTTCGTCTCGTCGCTGTCCGCGGCCCCGCGGGCGGCGGCGCAGTCGCAGCCGGAGCCGTCCGTGTCCACGTGGTTCAAGACGGCGCGCAAGTACTACGACACCTCCAAGGCGCGTTTCCCGGCGCTGCGCCTCGGCTCCCACGCCGTCGACCGGAACTGCTCCCTCGGCAGGCGGCTCACGGAGCGGGACCTCCTCAGGCTCGCCGCCAGGGGGGCACCGAGCCGCGCCATCAACCTGGTGCTCACGGCCGCCGACGTGGCCGTGGACGGGTTCTGCGCGTCCCGTTGCGGCACGCACGGCGCGTCCCCGCGGTCCCGCGCCGGCCGGTTCGCGTACGTGTGGGTGGGCAACCCGGCGTCGCAGTGCCCCGGACAGTGCGCGTGGCCGTTCCACCAGCCCGTCTACGGCCCGCAGGCGCCGCCGCTCACGCCCCCCAACGCCGACGTCGGGGTCGACGGCATGGTGATCTCGCTGGCGTCCATGATCGTCGGCACCGTCACCAACCCGTTCGGCAACGGGTTCTACCAGGAGGGCTCGGCCGACGCGCCGCTCGAGGCCGCCACGGCGTGCGCCGGCGTGTACGGCAAGGGCGCGTACCCCGGCTACGCGGGGGCGCTGCTGGTGGACCCGGCCAGCGGCGCCAGCTTCAATGCCAACGGGGCCCACGGGAGAAAGTACCTGGTCCCGGCGCTCGTGGATCCGGACACGTCGTCGTGTGCCACCTTGGGGTAG
- the LOC103654240 gene encoding protein PHOSPHATE-INDUCED 1, producing MAPPHSHRSFRGWQNASHVALVLVSVLFLSKARPSAGARSLLELYKPPASALLTYHNGAVLQGRIPVTILWYGRFAPAQKAVVTDFLQSLTTTASPPSPSVSQWWGTIDQLYLSKARSGGGGSAQVALVGQAADEGCSLGKRLALSQLPQLAARAGPAAKGGVALVLTAQDVAVDGFCTSRCGLHGSDAGAGAAYVWVGNAETQCPGQCAWPFHQPLYGPQAPALVPPSGDVGMDGMVVNIASMVAGAVTNPFRDGFYQGDKDAPLEAATACTGVYGSGAYPGFAGNLAVDGTTGASYNANGANGRKYLLPALFDPATSTCSTLV from the coding sequence ATGGCACCGCCTCACAGTCACAGAAGCTTCCGCGGCTGGCAGAACGCGAGCCACGTCGCGCTTGTGCTGGTGTCCGTGCTGTTCCTGAGCAAGGCACGTCCCTCCGCGGGCGCCAGGAGCCTGCTGGAGCTGTACAAGCCGCCGGCCAGCGCGCTCCTCACGTACCACAACGGCGCCGTGCTGCAGGGCCGCATCCCGGTGACCATCCTCTGGTACGGCCGCTTCGCGCCGGCGCAGAAGGCCGTGGTCACCGACTTCCTCCAGTCGCTCACCACCACCGCctcgccgccgtccccgtccgtGTCGCAGTGGTGGGGCACCATCGACCAGCTGTACCTGTCCAAGGcgcggagcggcggcggcggcagcgcgcAGGTGGCGCTCGTGGGGCAGGCCGCCGACGAAGGGTGCTCGCTGGGGAAGCGCCTCGCGCTGTCCCAGCTCCCGCAGCTGGCGGCGCGGGCCGGGccggcggcgaagggcggggtcGCGCTGGTGCTCACCGCGCAGGACGTGGCCGTGGACGGGTTCTGCACGAGCCGCTGCGGCCTGCACGGCTCCgacgccggggccggggccgcctACGTCTGGGTCGGCAACGCCGAAACGCAGTGCCCCGGGCAGTGCGCGTGGCCGTTCCACCAGCCGCTGTACGGGCCCCAGGCGCCGGCGCTCGTGCCGCCGAGCGGCGACGTCGGCATGGATGGCATGGTGGTCAACATCGCCAGCATGGTCGCCGGCGCGGTCACCAACCCGTTCCGCGACGGGTTCTACCAGGGCGACAAGGACGCGCCGCTAGAGGCCGCCACCGCCTGCACGGGGGTCTACGGCAGCGGCGCCTACCCCGGTTTCGCAGGCAACCTGGCGGTGGACGGCACCACGGGGGCGAGCTACAATGCCAATGGTGCCAACGGGAGGAAGTACCTGCTTCCCGCTCTGTTCGACCCTGCAACCTCTACGTGTTCGACTTTGGTTTAA